In Dryobates pubescens isolate bDryPub1 chromosome 12, bDryPub1.pri, whole genome shotgun sequence, the genomic stretch GTGTTCAACCCGTTCATCTCTTACACAGCTAGAAACCATTGCTAAAATATAGTAGCTGCTTTTGAGAATCATAATCCAGTGTAAGTGAACAATCTACTGAGAAAAATAACTTTAAATAGCAGTATTGTGTTTTTGGAGTAATGTTGTTTCCACTCAAAAAGGCATGTTGATTGCAACTTGAGATAAAGTTTACCCCAAGCCAAAGGTTCTTTATTTCAGATAAGGACTATGTCAGAttccatttctttcattttccatgCAATTACATAAAGAGACAGACACTGTCAAGGCTGCTAAGCCTAACAGCTAGGCTCTAAGGGCACATCACACtactgttctgttctgtccatTTATTATTTTGTACAAGCTGACAGAGCATTAAGTATGTGTAAACTCTGCTCTGTATGATTTAATGTGGTCTCCATTCTAGTGTGTCCAAGGGCTTACCTGATTGTAAGTACAGGGTCTCAGgccaaataaaataaacaaaagcaaagaaacaaaatccaaaccccACATCTAATCTCACGTACATCCACAGATGGCCAACAACCAAACTCAGTAGGTTTGTTGCCTGGTTGCTTAGGCTTATAGGTATCTCTCGGTCTGTGATTCAGTTCAGTTTTATACTCAACTTGTATTTGTAACAACTATACCCTTTCAATTAAGGAAGGCCTTAGTCTCAAGGCAAACAATCAGTGTAGGATTAAAATATTGGAAGTCTCTTCTATCACAATAATTGGATGCAAGAAGAGGTCTCCTCATCCATTGTTCTTCATAAGCATAATGTTTGGCACAGGTAATAAACCAAATATTTACCACACAAGTTGATCGTGCATCTCATTAGTACAAACAGCTGGACTGTTTTCAGGAACAATTAAGATCATAATCAGCAATTGAAGGATTAACTGACATTTTGAAATACAGAGAGAGACACTGAAGTCACATCCAAAAATAGGCATGAAGAGGTATTAATAGTACATAAGAGTCAAGAAATCAGATCACAGTGTCATGTTACAAGAAGTGTACCATCATCTAAGCACCTGTTCAAACAGTAAGTTTAGGCACCAGAAATTTCATAAAAACTGAAGTTACAATCAGGCAAAGTTTATTAAACAAGGCACACATGAAAGATTAGAAAAGTTTCACCTCTATCAGTATCAGTTTACAATCTAAAAAAGTCCCAAATGTGTAAAACTGTAGGTCTAGAATTGTTCAGAGCCATTCAAGTTTCTAACTTCAGTATGAAGGGTATGTTCTTTACATTAATAGTGCCAGCCAAAAATTGTGCACCTAACTACAGATAGGACAAACATTTAGTAGAAAGCCAAAGGATTTAATCACAGAGCTAGAAGCAGCTACAGAAAAGCAGACACTAAACCTAGAAGTTTGGGAAAATGttctctctcaggctgctgctaCGTACAAGTACTCCTAACATCTTTCAGTAGGTTATTCAGGGATTTCATTCATCAACATATGCCtttagatttttaaaaaataccttGAGGTTTAATATTTACAGCTAGAGTAAGCTGAAGGGACTCCTCCactcctgccacccagcacaggATGAAGACAGTAgaaaacaggaaggaaagaagaagaatatcCACAGGGATTTAAACTGCACTAAGCTTTATACCCAGCTTTGCACAGGTATATTAATGTCAGTGATCAGATGCTATCAGAAGTCCTTAAACCTGTGTGAAAGCAGGATAAGGAATTGTCCTGTTCCTCCTGTAATGCTCCAAGTGTACAAAACTGGGAAGAAGGGGTTAAGTCTTGAAACACAAGACATACATCACCAGTTCTGCATAACTATTTCCTCTCAGGTTCTGGCTGCATGAAACTTTTGCTCTTAAATGTCTGGTCATAACACTTAGGGCTGTTGaagaagtgaggagaaaagaGCTTTAAACTCCTTGAAAATTCATACAGAAAGATATTAGCATCTTCAAAAAAAAGGTAAACTACTGCTAACATGTAGATGGGAAAAGATGTTTCCTCAATGATGTTAGAGCAAGAAGACAGATGTCAAAACCCAGTTACTTAACAGCTTTATTTAAAACCCCATAGAGCTTCTATGTAATTGGTTTGGAAAAACATAAAGAGCCCTGCTTTTGAGTCTAAATGGGCTTTGGAAAATGCAAGGTGCAATTAACTCAAGACCTGTATAAAGACATCTATTCATTCTTACTGTGACAGTAAGTGTTAAACTATGGATTTTAAAGTTTTGACACCACTACCAGTGACCTGATAGGACCTGCTGTATCAGGTAAGAATTAAGGGATCTGACATAACTAGAACCATTCATTACAGAAAAAGTCACATTTCAAAGAGCTTGCAAGGTCTCCTGTCACATTGCTACTCACTGCAATTTTAAATTCAGAACAGAGTCATTAAATCAGTTGAACCAATCCCATAACTGGTAGCCCCTGAAATAAGAGCTCAAGAAGTGCTCCAAACATATTAGCAGGTTAAAGAACTGCATAAATCCTCAGTTTGAACAGAATTCAAAGTCATGCTCAGAATTTCAGCCCCCCTGCTACTACATCAGACAATGGCCAAGTTCAAATGTTTCTGTTATTCCAAAACTGAGGATAAAGTTTCAGGAACTCTGAGAAGCTTCACGGTCTACCTATAAAATGCTTTTGTTACTTCTCACTCGCTTCACTGTTACATTCTCAGAACTGCACATCAGCTGACAGTGTCTTTTCAGCAACCTACCCAAGGTCCCAATACCTTCAGTGTCCGATAGTAACGTAGGAACTTCCAACGCTTTTAGCCAACAGTTCAACTGTTATATAATAGCAAGTTTAAAATCAAAAAGGAGAATTGGTGGCTTTTCAAACTAACTTGTTCGTTtgcttcaaggaaaaaaaacctgcatGCCATTGTTTAAATGAGGGATGGAACATGGTAGTTCTAATACTTACAATGAACACATTAAAAACAGCATTTAAATTAGTATTTTATACTATGGACCCATCTTTGCTTTGTGCTGGAATCATCACAGGAACAGCTCCCATTCTACTTAAATTAGGTGCAGCTACCTTTGAAGGTGCAAAGGCTGGGTTTTGACCAGGAGAACGTTCAAAGTCTTCGCTTGGAACTTGGCTGTATGGAGTTTTGGTATATCCTTCCATATTTGAGGGAGACATTGAACCCAGAGAAGAGCGGTTGCTGCCTATGTAGCTGCGGGCTGTTGAACAGCGACTTTTTGGAGGTGGAACATCTTctctgaaacacagaaacaaaacagttGTAGAAAAAAAAGTTCAGTTCCCATTACTAAGTGCAAGTTTACACAAttcattttcagtttgtttcttcttgttctgaCACAACACCCAAAAGAGGCTCACATGTTACTTAGTTAAGTTAAAAActaacaaaacacacaaacacacccacccaccaccaaacaaactaACAACAAAACTACCAACACAGAAACACCCCACAATTCAAGTATTCAGTGCCGTTAAAGTATTTACTGAAATTGGGCAGACTACCTACATCATACCCAAAACAAAGCTCTCCGGTGAGCTGTTAGCACACTAACAAGCCTTCCAGATTACAACAGAAATCTCAGCTGTTAAGTATCTCACTTGCAGAACTACACATTTAAAAGCTAATCTTCAAATAATACTGCTCAGAAACTAGACCTGTCGTTACCTGATATCATGATGTACTTCCTTCTCGtatttcttctctctgtgtttTTTACAGCAACAGAAGACAAGAAAAGCCAGTACAGAAAGACCCAGTAGAGTTCCTATAATAGCTCCAGCAATTATACCAGCTGTATTTATAGCTAGAATAGATAAATAACAATACTATTTGTTAAGTGACAAATTTATATGACCAACTTGTTTTCTCTTAACATTAAAAACAGCATTTCCACACAATCCAAGTTAATAGCATATCACTGAATCACAAAGGGCATGCTTTGATCACATGCATTTAAAACAACAAGAGTAACAGCTTTCTGCTTAAAAAGCAACATTTTGAGAAGTACAGACTTGAAGTGGCAGCCATCAGCTACTCAAcaaggttggggtttttaacCCAACAGTTTCTTCTTTTAACAGAGAAGAAACCATTACTTGTTTTAATACACAAATGACTATGAGACCATTATACAGCAAACACTTACGAGGGGTGACATTCAGCTCAACAGAACATTCATCCGTGCCAACTCTGTTTGAGGCAACACAGTGGTATGTGCCAGAATACTCTTTAGAGGCATTTTTCAAGAGAAGTTCACCTGTATTTTTATCTGCAAAACAAAAGACAGAAGTTTACCATTTTCCATCGTTTGATTCCATATTCAATACTACAGAATTATTAATCCAGCACATAGACGAAATCTTAATGCAAAAATGTCCCACTAAGCATATCAAAAACCTCCCCAAGTCTATCATGCTGTAAGACTGCTATTATTTCTAAAAGACTCCAAATTCATTCCACAGCATTTGACTTTAACACTAATCCTACAGGCTAACTGGTCTGTCAATGGAAAGGAACTGATGCTTACAATGTCCAATTCTCATCCTAACACAGAATTCTATAATTTAGTAACAGACCAGCTCTAAGTAGATTCCTGAACTGCTTCATCTTCAAGGAACCCCCACCATTTTAAGATTGAAGGCTTTCACAATTACCAAGAAGATCAAAAAGAGCTGGTATTTAGCattaatcttaaaaaaaaaataataatccagaGTAACTTtcacaaaaccagaaattaGCAGAAATTAACCTTCTATACTGAAGGACTCATAACAAAAATCAACCATCACCACCGCAATAATTTGGAATCCATCAGTTAAAATTCCCAATATGTAACTTTCTTTTATGTCAGCTCTTGTAAGGAGAGCATAAGATTTCTCTGTTACTCTTGGCAATTTTTCTTCTAAAGACGTGTACCCTTTTTTAAGCAAGAAGCTCTGTCACTTGATTATGAAGAGCTCAGTTTGACCTCTAACAAAATTCAGGCTTTCATCTTCACTTCCCTGAATGCAGCTAGCCTAGACTCTGTTCTGTCTCTTTCCTACTGTCCACTTGAGCACCAAAGAAGCCAACATCAGCAAGCAAGAGAACACACTCAGGAACAGGTGAGCATGATTCTGCAGCCTAATGGTATGAATCTCAACTTCAACCTGGAAACATTTTCCAGTATGAATAAAAAACAAGAAAGCCCAGCTTGTTCCAAAGTCAGTTATTACCCAGTGAGAGGGTAATAAGCCACACTTATACTAATATTAAGCATGAAATGCTCACAAGTCAAGCTAAGGTAAAAATATGAATGCAGTCTTTCTTAAATATTTCAGAGTAATAAACAAAGTTTGACAGTACTCTGGGTGGAAGTGGTGGGAAGGTCCCGTGTGCCAGACACTCTGCTCCAGTCGTAAGACAAAAGCGGGGATCCTTCTTGTGATGTGCATTTCAAGGTCACGTCTTTTCCAATCTCCTGTGAGCCTTCAATGGAACATTTAGTTCTTGCTGGCTTCACTAATAAAGAAAGTATAACTTCATTAACACCAGTCACAATCAAAATGCCTGCGAGTTGTTTTCTGGTAGATTGGTCCGTTTTGCTAAAGACAGAGCTTGGGCAATAAACCATTCCTATGCATGGAAAGACTTTTTGAAATACAAGCAAGCTGtagaattttttttaatcctcgTTATTCCTTTCATCTCCCCGAACAGAATAATGTCCACCCCTCCCTCCCAAAGCCTCAGTAATGGATGCATCATCACAGATTCAGTACAACTTCGCCCAACTGAAGCTTTCATTTTAAGTGTCAAAGACAGGAATGAACACATTAACAACGTCACCAAAAATTCAAGAGCTTTATCTTACCAAGTACAGTCAACTGCATTTTTTGGCTTTGAACTCCAGGTGCCTTCTTCACTCTGCACTGGTATGTGCCAGTGTCTGCTGCCTTTAAATTCAGGATATCCAACGAGCCATCCCCAGCTCGCGGATCAGACTTAGTAAATTGCATCCGCCCATCCAGAGGAGGATAATAATTATCATAAATCCTGTCTACATCATACATAATTATCTATAATAAAAAAGAGATGCAATTCAGAAACACTCTTGCCATATAAATGTGCAAAATAATTTGATGTATTCAGATTCttgacagatttttttccctactgtTTTAAATAACCAAATATCTCCAACTTCAAAATACTACCCCACCATACACTTGCCCAAGTAGCAATGTCAACACTGACTACTACTTGAAATAAAGCTTTTCAAAATTGCCCTGATTTCCTTTTGTAAAACCTGTCTACTAAAAAGGGTAAGGCTTCCAAAGAAAAGGGTAGAGTTAAGAACCATATGAGTTAATATATTCAAAATTAAAACCTCATGAATCACTTATCAGTGAGGAAAGAAATGCAGGTACAAAAAAAATTTAGTTTGTTTTCTGGAACCAAAGCATATGTTAGAGTTCTTTAGCAGACAAGTTTATAGTGAGAAATTTCTTGACATTTAATCTGCTGCTTCCACTAAATTTTATATGACTGCAATTGAAGTAATTCAAAGTCATTTAAGAGCACAAGCATTCCAGCCTGACTAGATAGAAGTTCACAATGTCAGTAACAAAGCTGGTATATAGACTTACTCAAACAACTGAATTAACACtgttcaaaaaaaaaaggtctctaCTTACTATTTGTTCCTTCTTTTGACTATCTGCTGGTATCAATACCCACTCAATATCTAGAGGACCTCGGTCTTCTTCTGAGGTTTCAAAAGTACATGGCAACGTAACTTTCTCTCCTTGTGCTGTTTCAAATGATTTTTCACCTGAAGTTATAACTAGGCTTCTTGATACACCtagagaaaaacatttttatgttttaaaGACACTTCATTGGCAGTTTTCTCCATACATCTTCTAGTTTATATTAGTATATGGTACAACAAACAGTTTCCCTCATCAAGTGTATAGACTCATACATCACAGTCAGGAAGTGGAAAGCTCCCTTTGCGTGGCATGGAAACAAGTTTAGCACTTGTAAATCCACTGTTTTGTACACTTTTCTGGGTACTAAGCTTTGATTTTCACAGTCATTTTATGTGCATAGGTTGCTGACCATCATAGCCAGACAGTCACACAAACATTACCACAGCCACCACAGAGGCAAGGCCATAATAAAAGATA encodes the following:
- the CXADR gene encoding coxsackievirus and adenovirus receptor, whose product is MEPPLFLLGASFVLLCSAGVSRSLVITSGEKSFETAQGEKVTLPCTFETSEEDRGPLDIEWVLIPADSQKKEQIIIMYDVDRIYDNYYPPLDGRMQFTKSDPRAGDGSLDILNLKAADTGTYQCRVKKAPGVQSQKMQLTVLVKPARTKCSIEGSQEIGKDVTLKCTSQEGSPLLSYDWSRVSGTRDLPTTSTQNKNTGELLLKNASKEYSGTYHCVASNRVGTDECSVELNVTPPINTAGIIAGAIIGTLLGLSVLAFLVFCCCKKHREKKYEKEVHHDIREDVPPPKSRCSTARSYIGSNRSSLGSMSPSNMEGYTKTPYSQVPSEDFERSPGQNPAFAPSKVAAPNLSRMGAVPVMIPAQSKDGSIV